The genomic segment CTCAAGTTGTTCATGAAAGGGAAGGCCACGTCTCGCGCGCCAATTTGTAGCGGCAGTACAATGTTCATCAAACCAATCATAAAAGGCATAGCCATGAAGATGATCATGATAATGCCATGGGCGGTAAATATTTGGTCATAGTGCTCTGGGGGTAAATATCCCGCAGCGCCATTAGTCGCCATAGCGAGTTGTGTACGCATCATTATCGCGTCAGAAAAGCCACGAATAAGCATGACTAATGCAAGAATAATGTACATGATACCTAAGCGTTTATGATCAACCGACGTCAACCAGTTGTGCCAAAGCACACCCCACTTTTGATATTTAGTAATCAAGCCAACAATGGCCAAGCCAATGACACCAATAACAGCCAGTGTTACCATGATAATTGGTTCGTGGTAAGGAACGGCGTCGAGGGTAAGGTTTCCTAAAAGCGACATAATTAATCCTCCGCCTGCATATGCATTTGAGCCGAATGCTCTTGATGCTCACCATGCATTTCTTGTTGTTTCATGTTGCCCATGAACTGCATCACAATATGTTGGAACATCTGACTGTCCACTGAGCCGTAGTAGCTCACGGGGTTGTTTTCACTGTGTTTTGCTAACTGAGCGTAACTATAGTCGCTAAGTGTCGCTGGGCTATGCTTGACGGCACTCACCCACTTTTCAAAGTCCTGCTCACTGTCTTTAGCGATAGCTTTAAATTTCATTCCGGTGAACCCAGCGCCACTGTAATTTGCTGAAATTCCATCAAACTCTCCGGCTTCATTTGCAATCAAATTAAGACGCGTCGTCATACCCGCCATGGAATATATTTGGCTACCAAGTTGAGGAATAAAAAATGAGTTCATGGTGGTGTCAGATGTGATCTTAAATTCCACGGGTACGTCTTTGGGGAACACCACTTCGTTAACCGTAGCAATGCCTTGCTCTGGATAGATGAATAACCATTTCCAGTTCAAAGACACCACTTGAATAGTGATGGGTTGATGCTCGTGTTCGAGCGGCTTATAAGGGTCGAGCTCTTGAGTCGAATACCAAGTCAGAGTCCCTAGAATCGCGATAATCACGATGGGAATTAACCATACAACTACTTCAATTTTGGTTGAATGCGCCCACTTTGGGTCATAAATTTCATGCTCGCGTCCTTCACGGTAACGCCAAGCGAAATACAGCGTCATGCCAATGACAGGAATAACCACCAGCAGCATTAACACCGTTGCTACAACGATCAAATACTTTTCATCGATGCCCACCTGACCTTTCGGATCAAGCACACCACCTTCACAGCCCGACAGTAACAATATGCTTGCTGTCAACGCTGAATAACCTAACTTACGGATCAACAAAGGATTTCCCCTACCCACAGTTTTCAAAGCACTGCCTTAAGTGAATCAAGCAGCATTAAACACCGGATTAACCGGAATTATTGGGAGAATGGGCTCAAGGTAAATAAGTATCGAGGTCGCGTATCAACAGCAATATAACGGCATAGAAACGAATGCCATATGATGCGCTTGGCTTGTAATTGACGTTTTGAGTGACTTATTTAACGACTTGAGCCGCTATGAAAACAGAGGTGGAGCACGAGAGCCGTGCGCGCTGGGCACAGGGCTGATAACAGCAGGAACAATAAACAACGGCTTAGTTTTGGCCGCCAAGTGACGTAACACATAATCAGGTACGAGATTCAGAAGCCACAAGGCATGCTTAGCAAAATACCCACTAAGCCCTAGCAACCATAGAAAACAAGCACTACTTAATACATCGAACGAAGAAAAGTCGAGCGCTAGACCGACAAACTCTGCACCTTCGTATATACCACCAAGGAACACACTGAAACTCCCTAAAAAAACCACGACTCCAGATACCAGGCACAATTTCGCTAATAACGACGTGCTTGATATATCCATCAACGCTTTACTGCGCTGAATGAAATCATGAGAATGGCGGTGAGTTAGCTTCAACGTTTTGTCCGAGGTTTATCACAAATTAAGTACTAAGAATTGAGCGAAAGCAATAGTTGCTCAAATTTTGATGCGCGGATTCTAGCAAAAGCGCTCCCCCGGCACAAAGCGCAGCAAACAGTAAATTGTAAAAATTCATTATTCAAATCATGTATTTACAAAAACAAAACATTTGATGATCAATAAAGCAACAAATATCATAAGCTAACGTTTACAGTAACAGCATGGCAATTTGTGAATCACAATTTACAAAATATCATTTAACAAGGTACTATGCTGATATAACAGTCAATAACCTGAACAGGTTGCTCCTAAAATGCCTCATTCAAAAAAACCGCTGTTAGCCTTATCTCGCTGTACATCCTTACTCATGCTTCTGGGTGGAATATTCAGCTCTGTTAACGCTTTTGGCGTTGATGAAGAATTTATCAGCTACGATCAAAACGAGATTGCCGTCGTGATCGCACAGCAAGAAGTTGCCACCTGGCCTATCGTATTTAAAAAGATGATGCAGCTAGAAAAAGGTTCGCCGAAGCGGAGGGAACATTAATGGCGGGCACAGACCCCACAGGCTATGGCGGCGTTATCGCGGGTTTCTCAAATCAAAGACAAATCGAGTTACTGGTTGAAGCGGGCTTTAGTATTCAGCAAGCGATTAAAATTGCCACGTTAAACGGCGCTACGTTTTTAGAGCGTGATACTAAAATAGGTTCTATTGAGGCAGGTAAACAGGCTGATTTAGTCTTAATAGACGGTGAATTGATTAACGACACTAGCGCCATTCGCGATATGGCGGTGGTATTTAAGCACGGTGTTGGTTACAACGTAAGTAAGATTGTTCAACAAACTAAGTCTGTCGTCGGGCTTCATTAACTGCGCTTGGCGATAAGTCTATACAGCATAATAAGGAACATGACATGAAAAACACACTTCGCCCCACTAGCATAGCATTTGCTATTTGTGCTGCTATTAGCAGCCTAAGTATCAGTGCAAACGCGAACGACACACTCACTAAACAACTCAAAGATGTTGAAAAAAGCGTGGTCGCTTGGCGCAGAGATATCCACCAGCACCCTGAGCTGGGGAATCGAGAAACACGCACCGCCGATATTGCCGCCACGCATCTTGAGAAACTGGGTATGCAAGTGGAACGAAATATCGGCTATACCGGCGTAGTAGGTATTTTAAAAGGTGATTTGCCGGGCCCCACCGTGATGCTTCGCGCCGACATGGATGCCCTGCCCGTAACCGAAAAAGTTGATTTGCCCTTTGCCTCAACTCAAACCACAAATTATCGCGGTGTAGATGTGGGGGTTATGCATGCATGTGGTCACGATACCCATGTGGCCATGTTAATGGGTGCAGCCGAAGTGCTCGCGGGTATGAAGGCAGAACTGCACGGCACTGTGATGTTTGTTTTTCAACCTGCTGAAGAAGGCGCGCCTAAAGGAGAAGAAGGCGGCGCTGAACTCATGTTAAAAGAAGGCATTTTCGACAAACACAAGCCTGACGTGGCGTTTGGCTTACATATTACATCTGGCTTAAATACAGGGAAAATCGGCTACCGCAGCGGTCCATTCATGGCCAGCGCAGACAGTTTCGAGATTGCCATTCACGGCACGCAAACACATGGTTCTACGCCGTGGAACGGAGTAGATCCTATTTCCGCGGCAGCGCAAGTTGTCACTGGTGTAAACCACATTATCAGCCGCCAAATTGACATAACCAAAGAACCTGCAATTGTGTCCTTCGGTAAGATTTCTGGGGGTGTGCGGAACAATATCATTCCAGAAAAAGTTGAAATGGTCGGCACGATCCGTAACTTCGACATGGATAATCGTCAGCAAATCTTTGATAAAATTAAGCATACTGCCACACATATCGCCGCAGCTTCAGGGGCCACAGCTGAGGTTGAAATTAACGAAGGCTACCCAGTCACCATTAACAATCCAGCTCTGACTGAACAAATGTTGCCAAGCTTAAATAAAGTCGCAGGCGAAGATAATGTGCTGCTACTGCCTAAAATTACCGGCGCGGAAGATTTTTCTTTCTATGCCCTTGAAATCCCCAGCGTATTTGTATTTTTAGGTGGAACGCCCCAGGGCCAAGATGCCAGCAAAGCCCCCAGCAATCACTCACCGTACTTTTTCGCTGATGAAAAAGCGTTACCGCTTGGAACAGCCACGCTAACCCAATTAACACTGGATTACATGGCCTCTCATTCGGCCAATATGCAATAATCTAAGTGTCGCAAAAGCAATATAGGAATTATCTCGCAACAGTTTTAGAATGATTCGACAGATTCTTATATTGCTGTTTTTCACCAAAAGCGGCATGATTCTGTCGCTACTTTCTATGCAACCCCGTGATATATCAATGTTTTAAGGTTTATAACGTTAGCTATGCCAAGCCAAAGTGTCATTCCAGCAAAACAGTTACGCAGTCAAGACACCCAACGAAAACTGATGGCTGCCATACATCACTGCCTACAAAATAAATTTTTTGAACATATTAGTATTAAAGAGTTATGCGATCATGCAGGCGTGTCGGTAGGTACATTTTATCGGCGCTTTAAAAACAAAGAAGCTTTATTACCCCTGCTGTATCAAGATTTCGGAAGTGAACTCAACGCATGGATGACTCAGCTAGAAAGCATACAATTTACGACTTTAACGGAAGCCGTCAGTGGGGTAATCCAGCAAACGCATTATTTTTTCGCCGCAAATCGCAGCTTATTTCGCACCATTCACCTCAATTCACGTTTGCATAATGACATAGTGGCAGGTGACGCCTTAATCGACCGACGACACTTGTACCGTCGTATCAGTGATATCTTGCTTAGGTTTAAAGAAGACATTATCGCCAAAGATAAAACATCAACTGCAAATATGGTAGTTTTCACTATGATCACCACGCTACTTGATAAAGTCCTTTACCCTGACATCACCCCATCGATTGCATGTGAGTTAGACTCCACCGCTGTGTGTGATGAGCTAACAAAAATGTTAATGCTGTATCTTATTCAGGCACAACACGAGTGAGTCTAAGCCTGTGTTTTAAGTAACGACGCTGGGCCAAAAGAGTCAGCTTCTCCTAAAAACATAAAAACCATTTGAGTATAGGTAGTATGAAACTAACAAAAATAATGGCCTTGTTAGGCCCAGGTATCGTTTGGGCCGCCACCAGTATTGGTGTCTCGCATATTGTGCAGTCAACTCGCGCTGGCGCCGACTTCGGTTTTGCCTTACTCAGCTTCATTCTAATAGCGCATGTGGTGAAATACCCTTTTTTCTTGTTCGGCCCTAAATACTCTGGCTTAACCGGCAAGAGCTTACTCGATGGCTATCGCAGCGTAGGTAAATGGGCCTTCTATTTATTTTTAGGGTTAACTTTTATCACCATGTTTTTTGTCCAATCTGGGGTGACAATCGTCACAGCAGCCCTTGCAATGAATTTATTTGGTGATATGTTATCACTTTCTCAGTGGGCAGCCGTAATTTTAGGAATTGTATGCGCTGTGCTCATCATAGGCCACTATAAGCTGCTCAACACACTGTTGAAATGGATGATGTTAGTGTTAGTTATTTGCAGCATCATCGCTTGGTTTGCAGCTGTAGGGCGGTTAGGATTTAGCCCAGCTGAGGGTGCAGCGACCATTGAAATCGGCTCTGTGGCAGGTATCGCCTTTATTGTAGCGTTAATTGGCTGGATGCCTACCGCAATCGAAGTGTCGGTTTGGCATTCACTATGGATACTCTCAAGAGGCGCAAAGCCTGGGCCAGAAAACGCTAAAAATGCCACCTTGGACTTCAACATTGGGTATGCAGCCAGTTTATTATTAGCGATTATTTTCTTGTGGTTAGGGGCATTACTCATGTTTGGTCAAGGCCAAGGCTTTGCCAATTCAGCTGCTGCCTTTGCTGGGCAATTGGTTGGCATATACAGTAATGCGTTAGGTGACTGGAGCTGGTTACTTATGGCCATTGTGACCTTTGTGGCGCTCTTTTCTTCTACATTTGCCGTCGCCGATGGTTTTCCCCAAGTATGGAAACGCGC from the Paraglaciecola mesophila genome contains:
- the cyoA gene encoding ubiquinol oxidase subunit II codes for the protein MLIRKLGYSALTASILLLSGCEGGVLDPKGQVGIDEKYLIVVATVLMLLVVIPVIGMTLYFAWRYREGREHEIYDPKWAHSTKIEVVVWLIPIVIIAILGTLTWYSTQELDPYKPLEHEHQPITIQVVSLNWKWLFIYPEQGIATVNEVVFPKDVPVEFKITSDTTMNSFFIPQLGSQIYSMAGMTTRLNLIANEAGEFDGISANYSGAGFTGMKFKAIAKDSEQDFEKWVSAVKHSPATLSDYSYAQLAKHSENNPVSYYGSVDSQMFQHIVMQFMGNMKQQEMHGEHQEHSAQMHMQAED
- a CDS encoding M20 family metallopeptidase, with protein sequence MKNTLRPTSIAFAICAAISSLSISANANDTLTKQLKDVEKSVVAWRRDIHQHPELGNRETRTADIAATHLEKLGMQVERNIGYTGVVGILKGDLPGPTVMLRADMDALPVTEKVDLPFASTQTTNYRGVDVGVMHACGHDTHVAMLMGAAEVLAGMKAELHGTVMFVFQPAEEGAPKGEEGGAELMLKEGIFDKHKPDVAFGLHITSGLNTGKIGYRSGPFMASADSFEIAIHGTQTHGSTPWNGVDPISAAAQVVTGVNHIISRQIDITKEPAIVSFGKISGGVRNNIIPEKVEMVGTIRNFDMDNRQQIFDKIKHTATHIAAASGATAEVEINEGYPVTINNPALTEQMLPSLNKVAGEDNVLLLPKITGAEDFSFYALEIPSVFVFLGGTPQGQDASKAPSNHSPYFFADEKALPLGTATLTQLTLDYMASHSANMQ
- a CDS encoding NRAMP family divalent metal transporter codes for the protein MKLTKIMALLGPGIVWAATSIGVSHIVQSTRAGADFGFALLSFILIAHVVKYPFFLFGPKYSGLTGKSLLDGYRSVGKWAFYLFLGLTFITMFFVQSGVTIVTAALAMNLFGDMLSLSQWAAVILGIVCAVLIIGHYKLLNTLLKWMMLVLVICSIIAWFAAVGRLGFSPAEGAATIEIGSVAGIAFIVALIGWMPTAIEVSVWHSLWILSRGAKPGPENAKNATLDFNIGYAASLLLAIIFLWLGALLMFGQGQGFANSAAAFAGQLVGIYSNALGDWSWLLMAIVTFVALFSSTFAVADGFPQVWKRAYQLTQPHDATFALDSANKSQHARKGNLVYIAAIGILALGSWWIISDFSADIKALLDFVTTVSFVSAPIYAWLNYKVMMGADVDAQYKPQGIFRIYTLCCLSILTLFSAYYIFWKFVA
- a CDS encoding TetR/AcrR family transcriptional regulator, whose product is MPSQSVIPAKQLRSQDTQRKLMAAIHHCLQNKFFEHISIKELCDHAGVSVGTFYRRFKNKEALLPLLYQDFGSELNAWMTQLESIQFTTLTEAVSGVIQQTHYFFAANRSLFRTIHLNSRLHNDIVAGDALIDRRHLYRRISDILLRFKEDIIAKDKTSTANMVVFTMITTLLDKVLYPDITPSIACELDSTAVCDELTKMLMLYLIQAQHE
- a CDS encoding amidohydrolase family protein, with the translated sequence MAGTDPTGYGGVIAGFSNQRQIELLVEAGFSIQQAIKIATLNGATFLERDTKIGSIEAGKQADLVLIDGELINDTSAIRDMAVVFKHGVGYNVSKIVQQTKSVVGLH